One window of Desulfovibrio aminophilus genomic DNA carries:
- a CDS encoding HprK-related kinase B: MSRPTRADLVAELRRDVPAGHSLFLDLGSCALEARVSDPRLRDELSRYFSSFLVAPGPTDILVTVHEAAPPDWPLEYAEKAPDPGKTKIKEEYADIPGGRVVRKTLTGMVFVFGQGENAAVGPCLANANQVVNFINNRHIEFLLNRGSLLGHASGVTWDGRGLSLAGFSGMGKSTLALHLLSLGVSFVSNDRMMVERDGEGVWMHGVAKQPRINPGTALNNPDLAGVVSEEDRLRFLRLPPEELWKLEHKYDALIEECFGPERFVLTAPMHGLVVLNWRRDGGEARAQIVDPAERRDLLEAFIKAPGVFYLPTGRGRLEPSVEDYVDLLSRAALIEISGGVDFERAARVCLRFLETGEI, encoded by the coding sequence ATGAGCCGGCCCACCCGCGCCGACCTGGTGGCCGAACTGCGCCGCGACGTGCCCGCCGGGCATTCCCTGTTCCTGGACCTGGGCTCCTGCGCCCTGGAGGCCCGGGTGAGCGACCCGCGCCTGCGCGACGAGCTGTCCCGCTATTTCTCCAGCTTCCTGGTGGCCCCGGGCCCAACGGACATCCTGGTCACGGTCCACGAGGCCGCGCCGCCGGACTGGCCCCTGGAATACGCGGAGAAGGCCCCGGACCCGGGCAAGACGAAGATCAAGGAGGAGTATGCCGACATCCCCGGCGGCCGGGTGGTGCGTAAGACGCTCACCGGCATGGTCTTCGTCTTCGGCCAGGGCGAGAACGCGGCCGTCGGGCCCTGCCTGGCCAACGCCAACCAGGTGGTCAACTTCATCAACAACCGGCACATCGAGTTCCTGCTCAACCGGGGCAGCCTCCTGGGCCATGCCTCGGGCGTGACCTGGGACGGCCGGGGCCTGTCCCTGGCCGGGTTCTCGGGCATGGGCAAGTCCACCCTGGCCCTCCACCTCCTGAGCCTGGGCGTCTCCTTCGTGTCCAACGACCGCATGATGGTCGAGCGCGACGGCGAGGGGGTCTGGATGCACGGCGTGGCCAAGCAGCCGCGCATCAATCCGGGCACGGCCCTGAACAACCCGGACCTGGCGGGCGTGGTCTCCGAGGAGGACCGCCTGCGCTTCCTGCGCCTGCCGCCCGAGGAACTCTGGAAGCTGGAGCACAAATACGACGCGCTCATCGAGGAGTGCTTCGGGCCGGAGCGCTTCGTGCTCACCGCGCCCATGCACGGCCTGGTGGTGCTCAACTGGCGCCGCGACGGCGGCGAGGCCCGCGCCCAGATCGTGGACCCGGCCGAGCGGCGCGACCTGCTGGAGGCCTTCATCAAGGCCCCGGGCGTCTTCTACCTGCCAACGGGTCGGGGGCGGCTGGAGCCCTCGGTGGAGGACTACGTGGACCTGCTCTCCCGCGCGGCGCTCATCGAGATATCCGGGGGCGTGGACTTCGAGCGCGCGGCCCGCGTCTGCCTGCGCTTCCTGGAGACCGGGGAGATCTGA
- a CDS encoding GAK system ATP-grasp enzyme, with protein sequence MTRIGVVGTKGGWSSELLADALAARTGYRLLVEPQRIRLDLPSGRALCDGTDLAELDGLVIKKIGARYSPDLLDRLEVLRFLSERGLPVFSDPLRILRVLDRLTCTITLQAAGIPMPPTSITEDVDQALAAVEEYGEAVFKPLYTSKARGMLVLRPGPDARRIVEDYAREFPIMYIQKTVDLHDRDLGVTFLGGGYLTTYARCKQNGAWNTTTVSGGKYAPFDPPAEIIDLAARAQALFDLDFTCVDVALTDDGPCVFEVSAFGGFRGLLDARGMDAAGLYADYVLRKVTR encoded by the coding sequence ATGACGAGAATCGGCGTTGTGGGCACCAAGGGAGGCTGGTCCTCCGAATTGCTGGCGGACGCCCTGGCCGCGCGCACCGGCTACCGGCTCCTGGTGGAGCCGCAGCGCATCCGCCTGGACCTGCCGTCGGGCCGGGCCCTGTGCGACGGCACGGACCTCGCGGAGCTGGACGGCCTGGTGATCAAGAAGATCGGCGCGCGCTACTCCCCGGACCTGCTGGACCGCCTGGAGGTTCTGCGGTTCCTCTCCGAGCGCGGCCTGCCGGTCTTCTCCGACCCGCTGCGCATCCTGCGCGTGCTGGACCGGCTGACCTGCACCATCACGCTCCAGGCGGCGGGCATCCCCATGCCGCCCACGAGCATCACCGAGGACGTGGACCAGGCCCTGGCCGCGGTGGAGGAGTATGGCGAGGCCGTGTTCAAGCCGCTCTACACCTCCAAGGCCCGGGGCATGCTCGTGCTGCGGCCCGGGCCCGACGCCCGCCGGATCGTCGAGGACTACGCCCGCGAGTTCCCCATCATGTACATCCAGAAGACCGTGGACCTGCATGACCGGGACCTGGGCGTGACCTTCCTGGGCGGCGGATACCTGACCACCTATGCCCGCTGCAAGCAGAACGGGGCCTGGAACACCACCACGGTCTCCGGCGGCAAGTACGCGCCCTTCGATCCCCCGGCCGAGATCATCGACCTGGCCGCCCGGGCCCAGGCGCTCTTCGACCTGGACTTCACCTGCGTGGACGTGGCCCTCACCGACGACGGGCCCTGCGTCTTCGAGGTTTCGGCCTTCGGAGGCTTCCGGGGCCTTCTGGACGCCCGGGGCATGGACGCCGCCGGGCTCTACGCCGACTACGTCCTTAGGAAGGTGACCCGATGA
- a CDS encoding PhoU domain-containing protein, producing the protein MMQAIEGLGENFKFLVLEVSNQLSSTREFLGSPSHELFDKIVSRDDYIDNLKNIIENKCFSTIHREKTLTKHAINQIRSAQIICVNLERIADFCVNIVRQVGYFRDPGFLNRFGYKEMIDHILECLALIQPSREKADLSGALTICRSEFELDRMYKTNFDQIMAELRTGLHVEDLITALFIIRYLERIGDSLLNVGEALIFAIIGEKIKIEQFQALQQTLSKSGIDASSLAGIDFQSIWGSRSGCRISRVSAKDQPLDPAQGSIFKEGNLRKIRREKENIESWASIYPGLGPKVFSYHEDGENASMLVEFLAGCTLDEVLLTADEEVIENAWFVLRETLSDIWRSTRVEAPAPGNFMRQLRSRMDSVLQVHPSFRRRARRMEATSILSSTELIEACVALEADLSAPATVFTHGDFNLNNVVYNHSKQRIHFIDLYRSTRGDVLQDVSVFLVSNFRVPVFTPEIRVRLNAMITRMHDFAAQWAGEHGDVTFQARLCLALARSFYTSTRFELNHGFAEEMYLRALYLLDKFLRHKGRPWESFELPLDVLYY; encoded by the coding sequence ATGATGCAGGCAATCGAAGGACTGGGCGAGAACTTCAAGTTCCTCGTCCTGGAGGTGTCCAACCAGCTGAGCTCCACCAGGGAGTTCCTCGGCTCGCCCTCGCACGAGCTGTTCGACAAGATCGTCTCCCGGGACGACTACATCGACAACCTCAAGAACATCATCGAGAACAAGTGCTTCTCCACCATCCACCGGGAGAAGACGCTGACCAAGCACGCCATCAACCAGATCCGCTCGGCCCAGATCATCTGCGTGAACCTGGAGCGCATCGCGGACTTCTGCGTGAACATCGTGCGCCAGGTGGGCTATTTCCGCGACCCGGGCTTCCTGAACCGCTTCGGCTACAAGGAGATGATCGACCACATCCTGGAGTGCCTGGCCCTGATCCAGCCCTCGCGGGAAAAGGCCGACCTCTCCGGCGCGCTGACCATCTGCCGCTCGGAGTTCGAGCTGGACCGGATGTACAAGACCAACTTCGACCAGATCATGGCCGAGCTGCGCACGGGCCTGCACGTCGAGGACCTCATCACGGCCCTGTTCATCATCCGCTATCTGGAGCGCATCGGGGATTCCCTGCTGAACGTCGGCGAGGCGCTCATCTTCGCGATCATCGGCGAGAAGATCAAGATCGAGCAGTTCCAGGCCCTGCAGCAGACCCTGAGCAAGAGCGGCATCGACGCCAGCTCCCTGGCGGGCATCGACTTCCAGTCCATCTGGGGCTCCCGCTCGGGCTGCCGCATCAGCAGGGTCAGCGCCAAGGACCAGCCCCTGGACCCGGCCCAGGGCAGCATCTTCAAGGAGGGCAACCTCCGCAAGATCCGCCGGGAGAAGGAGAACATCGAGTCCTGGGCCAGCATCTATCCCGGCCTGGGGCCGAAGGTCTTCAGCTACCACGAGGACGGGGAGAACGCCTCCATGCTCGTGGAGTTCCTCGCGGGCTGCACCCTGGACGAGGTGCTTCTGACGGCGGACGAGGAGGTCATCGAGAACGCCTGGTTCGTGCTGCGCGAGACCCTCTCGGACATCTGGCGCTCCACCCGCGTGGAGGCCCCGGCCCCCGGGAATTTCATGCGCCAGCTGCGCTCGCGCATGGATTCCGTGCTCCAGGTCCATCCGAGCTTCCGCCGCCGCGCCCGGCGCATGGAGGCGACCTCGATCCTCTCCTCGACCGAGCTCATCGAGGCCTGCGTCGCGCTGGAGGCGGACCTGTCCGCGCCCGCCACGGTCTTCACCCACGGCGATTTCAACCTGAACAACGTGGTCTACAACCACTCCAAGCAGCGCATCCACTTCATCGACCTGTACCGCTCCACGCGCGGGGACGTGCTCCAGGACGTGTCCGTGTTCCTGGTCTCCAACTTCCGGGTGCCGGTCTTCACCCCGGAGATACGCGTCCGGCTGAACGCCATGATCACCCGCATGCACGACTTCGCCGCGCAGTGGGCCGGGGAGCATGGCGACGTCACCTTCCAGGCCCGGCTCTGCCTGGCCCTGGCGCGCTCCTTCTACACCTCCACGCGCTTCGAGCTGAACCACGGCTTCGCCGAGGAGATGTACCTGCGCGCCCTGTATCTCCTGGACAAGTTCCTGCGCCACAAGGGCCGCCCCTGGGAGTCCTTCGAACTCCCCCTGGACGTGCTTTACTACTGA
- a CDS encoding amphi-Trp domain-containing protein — protein sequence MGDEKFTFESLQDPRTIRDYLQSVIDGIDKGRVILSTEDQEIVLHPASLLKFTVKAKKKSDGGKLNLAISWKEVKREALKVGETISISS from the coding sequence ATGGGCGACGAGAAGTTCACGTTCGAGTCCCTGCAGGACCCGAGGACCATCCGGGACTACCTCCAGTCGGTCATCGACGGCATCGACAAGGGCCGGGTCATCCTCTCCACCGAGGACCAGGAGATCGTGCTCCATCCCGCCAGCCTTCTCAAGTTCACGGTGAAGGCCAAGAAGAAGTCCGACGGGGGCAAGCTGAACCTGGCCATCTCCTGGAAAGAGGTCAAGCGCGAGGCCCTGAAGGTGGGCGAGACCATCTCCATCTCCTCCTGA
- a CDS encoding GAK system XXXCH domain-containing protein: MDTGRTAGKATQDSKVEISLTSEGLPQLFRDLAAALEGGTGGALDGVDLHGCAKLKVEVRRKDGRVVVKLKAKHEESGGAADPSGVSVRPPKAAGPKYGPLKKRLKRSWKAVREAVLAGRAPGAAQAEAFVADSERMVAFPGKGDAYYAPYTTALESFRIALKSGDIAALRSACDELERVKVQCHDRYK; the protein is encoded by the coding sequence GTGGATACGGGCAGGACGGCGGGCAAGGCGACGCAAGACTCCAAGGTGGAAATCTCCCTGACCTCCGAGGGGTTGCCGCAACTGTTCCGTGACTTGGCGGCGGCCTTGGAGGGCGGTACCGGCGGCGCCTTGGACGGAGTCGATCTGCACGGCTGCGCCAAGCTCAAGGTCGAGGTCCGGCGCAAGGACGGCCGCGTGGTGGTCAAGCTCAAGGCCAAGCACGAGGAGTCCGGCGGCGCGGCGGACCCTTCCGGCGTCTCCGTCAGGCCGCCGAAGGCGGCCGGTCCCAAGTACGGCCCGCTGAAGAAGCGGCTCAAACGGTCCTGGAAGGCGGTGCGCGAGGCGGTGCTCGCCGGGCGCGCGCCCGGCGCGGCCCAGGCCGAGGCCTTCGTGGCCGACTCCGAGCGCATGGTCGCGTTTCCCGGCAAGGGCGACGCGTACTACGCCCCCTACACGACGGCCCTGGAATCATTTCGAATCGCCCTGAAATCCGGCGACATCGCCGCGTTGCGGAGCGCCTGCGACGAACTGGAGCGGGTCAAGGTCCAGTGCCACGACCGCTACAAGTAG
- the aroL gene encoding shikimate kinase AroL, translating into MRPNIYLVGPRAGGKTTLGLALARALGRDFADTDALFVQKWGQSIADFVAERGWDAFRDEETRILEAVDRAPGRVIACGGGMVLRPSNRELLARGLTLALLAEPSVLAARLARDPAEAQRPSLTGKPLLDEVAEVLAEREPLYRASALAVLDAALPLEDLLARALAALDSVSHS; encoded by the coding sequence ATGCGGCCGAACATCTACCTCGTCGGCCCCCGCGCCGGGGGCAAGACCACCCTGGGCCTGGCCCTGGCCCGCGCCCTGGGGCGCGACTTCGCGGACACCGACGCCCTCTTCGTCCAGAAATGGGGCCAAAGCATCGCGGACTTCGTGGCCGAGCGCGGCTGGGACGCCTTCCGCGACGAGGAGACCCGCATCCTGGAGGCCGTGGACCGCGCTCCCGGCCGGGTCATCGCCTGCGGCGGCGGCATGGTCCTGCGTCCGAGCAATCGCGAACTGCTGGCCCGGGGACTGACCCTGGCGCTCCTGGCCGAGCCCTCCGTGCTGGCCGCCCGGCTGGCCCGCGACCCGGCCGAGGCGCAGCGCCCCTCGCTCACCGGCAAACCCCTGCTGGACGAGGTGGCCGAGGTCCTGGCCGAGCGCGAGCCCCTGTACCGGGCCTCGGCCCTGGCCGTGCTGGACGCCGCGCTTCCGCTGGAGGACCTTTTGGCGCGGGCCCTGGCCGCCCTGGATTCCGTGTCGCATTCCTGA
- a CDS encoding DUF933 domain-containing protein encodes MKTAIFGFSGSGKTDLFAALAGEKAAQAGNRAMVKVPEPRLEPLAALFSPKKITYSEIEYLDIPGGGGKGQGLGERVLNEIRPYDCLLGVLDAFSGLSDPRQQWKACEADMLIADLAVVEKRQERLVSDKKKNKDLVNPKEEELLERCRAMLEAEKPLRTDAELAADPVLRGFRFLSAKPVLYAWNCPESDFGAFEVPADETGQTHLAVSAKLERELAQITDPAEREMFFSDLGISESVLDRVIARTYKLLGLISFLTAGPDEVRSWAVRAGAKAPEAAGVIHSDFQKGFIRAEVLGWADFLTSGDFKKAKELGLTRLEGKEYVVADGDIIEFRFNV; translated from the coding sequence ATGAAGACAGCCATTTTCGGTTTTTCCGGGTCCGGCAAGACGGACCTCTTCGCGGCCCTGGCCGGCGAGAAGGCCGCCCAGGCGGGCAACCGGGCCATGGTCAAGGTGCCCGAGCCCCGGCTGGAGCCCCTGGCCGCCCTGTTCAGCCCCAAGAAGATCACCTACAGCGAGATCGAATACCTGGACATCCCCGGCGGCGGGGGCAAGGGCCAGGGCCTCGGGGAGCGCGTGCTCAACGAGATCCGACCCTACGACTGCCTGCTCGGGGTGCTGGACGCCTTTTCCGGCCTCTCCGACCCCAGGCAGCAGTGGAAGGCCTGCGAGGCCGACATGCTCATCGCGGACCTGGCCGTGGTGGAGAAGCGCCAGGAGCGCCTGGTCTCGGACAAGAAGAAGAACAAGGACCTGGTGAACCCCAAGGAAGAGGAGCTGCTGGAGCGCTGCCGGGCCATGCTGGAGGCCGAGAAGCCCCTGCGGACCGACGCCGAGCTGGCCGCCGACCCGGTGCTGCGCGGCTTCCGCTTCCTCTCGGCCAAGCCCGTGCTCTACGCCTGGAACTGCCCCGAGTCGGACTTCGGCGCCTTCGAGGTTCCGGCCGACGAAACCGGCCAGACCCACCTCGCGGTGTCGGCCAAGCTGGAACGCGAGCTGGCCCAGATCACGGACCCGGCCGAGCGCGAGATGTTCTTCAGCGACCTGGGCATCAGCGAATCCGTGCTCGACCGCGTCATCGCCCGCACGTACAAACTCTTGGGCCTGATCTCCTTCCTCACGGCCGGGCCCGACGAGGTGCGCTCCTGGGCCGTGCGCGCCGGGGCCAAGGCCCCGGAGGCCGCCGGAGTGATCCACTCCGACTTCCAGAAGGGCTTCATCCGGGCCGAGGTGCTCGGCTGGGCCGACTTCCTCACCTCCGGGGACTTCAAGAAGGCCAAGGAACTGGGCCTGACCCGGCTGGAAGGCAAGGAATACGTAGTGGCCGACGGCGACATCATCGAATTCCGTTTCAACGTCTAG
- a CDS encoding glycosyltransferase, translating to MPGSRDATPLFQDGRLTDVAVHQDGKTRHLWGRGGPEAERAFVRAALATPGLPVFLGSGLGAGVEAALAEGRAPVAVVDREAPILTATGCRERFAADPRVLWLDQGGPSDILERLRAWGRDNGAPLLPVAPPFYQRLDRAFYGGLLQALERPAEGGFFARMAYAKFRNALPRVLVLGSRYFIMGEALNALTALGAPFRLFDLHSRREGSDYGRDLLTAIAEFRPDMLFTVNHFGFDRGGTLAGLLERLRLPAASWFVDNAALNLALFEQARSPWILVCTHDADDAERLEAEGFPHVLHLPLATDPGIFHPSAPRRPGWDFDASFVGDSKAVLVGERLKTGRFPRPLLRGYRRAAASFLEDPDGDVQRHLKIRHPDLAAQVAALPEAERRSWYESLVLREAGRLYRFRCLEGLLPLHPAVAGDRHWRRALRRDREWTWLGRLDYYADLPALYLASRVNFNCTSTQMRGAPNQRIFDVPACGGFLLTDQREQVAALFEPEREVAFFREPGEIGEAAGRWLADEPGRLRLAQAARERVLAEHTYAHRLRTLFAAMRRAFA from the coding sequence ATGCCCGGATCCCGCGACGCGACTCCCCTCTTCCAGGACGGCCGCCTGACGGACGTGGCCGTTCACCAGGACGGCAAGACCCGGCATCTCTGGGGCCGTGGCGGGCCGGAGGCCGAACGTGCCTTTGTCCGCGCGGCCCTGGCCACGCCGGGACTGCCGGTCTTCCTCGGCTCCGGCCTGGGCGCGGGCGTCGAGGCCGCCCTGGCCGAGGGCCGCGCACCCGTCGCCGTGGTGGACCGGGAAGCTCCGATCCTGACGGCCACGGGCTGCCGCGAACGCTTCGCCGCCGATCCGCGCGTGCTCTGGCTGGATCAGGGCGGACCGTCGGACATTCTGGAACGCCTGCGGGCCTGGGGCCGGGACAACGGCGCGCCCCTGCTGCCCGTGGCCCCGCCCTTCTACCAGCGCCTGGACCGCGCCTTCTACGGCGGCCTGCTCCAGGCCCTGGAACGCCCGGCGGAGGGCGGCTTCTTCGCCCGCATGGCCTACGCCAAATTCCGGAACGCCCTGCCCCGGGTGCTCGTGCTCGGCAGCCGCTACTTCATCATGGGCGAGGCGCTCAACGCCCTGACCGCCCTGGGCGCGCCCTTCCGACTCTTCGACCTGCACTCCCGCCGCGAGGGGTCCGATTACGGCCGCGACCTGCTCACGGCGATCGCCGAGTTCCGGCCGGACATGCTCTTCACGGTGAACCACTTCGGCTTCGACCGGGGCGGGACCCTGGCCGGGCTGCTGGAGCGGCTGCGCCTGCCCGCGGCGTCCTGGTTCGTGGACAACGCGGCCCTGAACCTGGCCCTCTTCGAACAGGCCCGCTCGCCCTGGATCCTGGTCTGCACCCACGACGCCGACGACGCCGAGCGCCTGGAGGCCGAGGGCTTCCCCCACGTCCTGCACCTGCCCCTGGCCACGGACCCGGGCATCTTCCATCCCAGCGCGCCGCGCCGTCCGGGATGGGACTTCGACGCCTCCTTCGTGGGCGACTCCAAGGCCGTGCTGGTGGGCGAACGCCTGAAGACCGGCCGCTTCCCCCGGCCTTTGCTGCGGGGCTACCGCCGCGCCGCCGCAAGCTTCCTGGAAGACCCGGACGGCGATGTGCAACGGCACCTGAAGATACGGCACCCGGACCTGGCGGCCCAGGTTGCGGCCCTGCCCGAGGCGGAACGGCGCTCGTGGTACGAAAGCCTCGTGCTGCGCGAGGCGGGACGTCTCTATCGATTCCGCTGCCTGGAGGGGCTCCTGCCCCTGCATCCGGCCGTGGCGGGCGACCGCCACTGGCGGCGGGCCCTGCGCCGCGACCGGGAATGGACCTGGCTCGGACGCCTGGACTACTACGCGGACCTGCCCGCCCTGTACCTGGCCAGCAGGGTGAACTTCAACTGCACGAGCACCCAGATGCGCGGCGCGCCCAACCAGCGGATCTTCGACGTGCCCGCCTGCGGCGGCTTCCTGCTCACGGACCAGCGGGAGCAGGTGGCGGCCCTGTTCGAGCCGGAGCGGGAGGTGGCCTTCTTCCGCGAGCCCGGGGAGATCGGCGAGGCGGCGGGGCGCTGGCTGGCCGACGAGCCCGGGCGGCTGCGCCTGGCCCAGGCCGCCAGGGAGCGCGTCCTGGCCGAGCACACCTACGCGCACCGGCTGCGCACGCTGTTCGCGGCCATGCGCCGCGCCTTCGCCTAG
- a CDS encoding ABC transporter substrate-binding protein produces MKRLSSVLIRVCALALICVLAACSKEPEKKPEVDWLQRDFTAAVEAARETTVRLAMEDGSEAAARWVDTWLAPELKRRCGITLERVKGGASTVQTLTAEKAAGTSPGGVDLFWTGGAGFRDLKRPGALFGPFADKLPNVQAYVNREVAASDMGLPTEGFEVPAGWNQFVFEYDSAKIKNPPDTFAGLLDWCREHPGRFAFPAPPDPAGSAFLRQALCALSGGGEQYAGPFNEGLYRDRAALLWAYVEELRPLLWGGGKTPPRDAETLAGLMAKGEVDLAVSLKPLHAQHEILAGRYRDTVRTLAPREGSVFGLSSTLIPFNAPNKPGAMVAADFILSPEAQLSKFDPRVWGDFPAVDVTLLPQEVQSRIVGTKLGKATLPFGALGVSAVPDMSGEYGRALDREWAEKFGSGS; encoded by the coding sequence ATGAAACGACTGTCGTCCGTCCTGATCCGGGTCTGCGCCCTGGCCCTGATCTGCGTCCTGGCCGCCTGCTCCAAGGAGCCCGAGAAGAAACCCGAGGTGGATTGGCTGCAACGGGACTTCACGGCCGCCGTGGAGGCCGCGCGGGAGACCACGGTGCGCCTGGCCATGGAGGACGGCTCGGAGGCGGCCGCCCGTTGGGTGGACACGTGGCTGGCGCCGGAGCTCAAGCGCCGCTGCGGCATCACCCTGGAGCGCGTGAAGGGAGGGGCTTCGACGGTGCAGACGCTGACCGCCGAGAAAGCGGCCGGGACCTCGCCCGGCGGCGTGGACCTGTTTTGGACCGGCGGCGCGGGCTTCCGCGACCTGAAGCGGCCCGGTGCCCTGTTCGGCCCCTTCGCGGACAAGCTGCCCAACGTCCAGGCCTACGTGAACCGCGAGGTCGCGGCCTCGGACATGGGCCTGCCCACCGAGGGCTTCGAGGTCCCGGCCGGGTGGAACCAGTTCGTCTTCGAGTACGACTCCGCCAAGATCAAGAATCCGCCGGACACCTTCGCCGGGCTTTTGGACTGGTGCCGGGAGCATCCCGGCCGCTTCGCCTTCCCCGCGCCGCCGGACCCCGCGGGCTCGGCCTTCCTGCGCCAGGCCCTGTGCGCGCTTTCCGGGGGAGGGGAGCAGTACGCCGGACCGTTCAACGAGGGCCTCTACCGCGACCGCGCGGCCCTGCTCTGGGCCTATGTGGAGGAACTGCGGCCCCTGCTCTGGGGCGGGGGCAAGACCCCGCCCCGGGACGCCGAGACCCTGGCCGGGCTCATGGCCAAGGGCGAGGTGGATCTGGCCGTGTCCCTGAAGCCCCTGCACGCCCAGCACGAGATTCTGGCCGGGCGGTACCGGGACACGGTGCGCACGCTGGCGCCGCGCGAGGGTTCCGTGTTCGGCCTGAGCTCCACGCTCATTCCCTTCAACGCGCCGAACAAGCCAGGGGCCATGGTCGCGGCGGACTTCATCCTCTCGCCCGAGGCCCAGCTCTCCAAGTTCGACCCCCGCGTCTGGGGCGACTTCCCGGCCGTGGACGTGACGCTCCTGCCGCAGGAGGTCCAGAGCCGGATCGTGGGAACCAAGCTGGGCAAGGCCACGCTGCCGTTCGGGGCCCTGGGCGTCTCGGCCGTGCCGGACATGTCCGGGGAGTACGGCCGGGCCCTGGACCGCGAATGGGCGGAGAAGTTCGGTTCCGGGAGCTAG